A window from Polyangium spumosum encodes these proteins:
- the fabZ gene encoding 3-hydroxyacyl-ACP dehydratase FabZ gives MTETTGVKLPIEVREILTILPHRYPLVMVDRVTELVPGERIAGHKCVAYNEPWFQGHFPAHPIMPGVLIIESMVQIGGLLAHASDPAPGPQPKVVLFLGIDKARFRRPVVPGDRLDLSATALQRRGPVWKLRGEARVDGNLCAEAEMLAQVADRSP, from the coding sequence ATGACGGAGACGACGGGCGTGAAGCTCCCGATCGAGGTGCGCGAGATCCTCACGATCTTGCCGCATCGTTATCCCCTGGTGATGGTCGATCGCGTGACGGAGCTCGTCCCGGGCGAGCGCATCGCGGGGCACAAGTGCGTCGCGTACAACGAGCCCTGGTTCCAGGGCCATTTCCCCGCGCACCCGATCATGCCTGGCGTCCTGATCATCGAATCGATGGTGCAGATCGGCGGCCTGCTCGCGCACGCCTCCGATCCTGCGCCTGGGCCGCAGCCGAAGGTCGTGCTCTTCCTCGGCATCGACAAGGCGCGCTTCCGCAGGCCCGTCGTGCCGGGTGACAGGCTCGACCTCTCGGCCACGGCATTGCAGCGGCGGGGCCCGGTCTGGAAGCTCCGGGGCGAGGCGCGTGTGGATGGAAACCTCTGCGCCGAGGCCGAGATGCTGGCGCAGGTCGCGGATCGATCCCCGTGA